The DNA segment GGTCTTCTCGTTCTTCTCCGACGCGCTCGTGGCCGGCTTCCTCGGCCCGTCGTTCTCCGCCGCGGCGCCCGTCCTGCGCCTCGGTGTGCTCGCGGCGATCCCGCTCGCCATGTTCTACGCCGCCCGGCCGACCCTGGACGCCCTGCTCGACCGGCCGGTGATCAGCCGCCTGCTGCTCGGCTGCCTGGTCCTGCAGGTGGCGCTCACCCACCTGGCCGCCCTGGCGCTGCCGCCCGCGCACGCCGCGATCCTGGCACTCTGCGTGGCGGCGTCGGTGCTCGGTTTCCGGTCCGAGCGTCTCGTGGTGCGAGCCCTCGGATGACCTCCCTCACGGATGATCGTCCGCATCCCGGCGGCGTCGTCGTCCTCGCCTTCATCGCCACCCTGGCCGGCCGGTTCACCCTGACCCGGCTCGGCCTGGACGTACCGGTCATCAACGACGTCCGCGTCCTGCTCTACCTGCTCCTGATCCTGTGCCTGCTGCTGGAGTCGCACCGGATCGGCCGGACCGCCGCCGCCGCCGGCGGATACGCCGTCCTGCCAGTCTTCGGCCTGCTCGGCTACCAGATCCTGTCCGCCTCGTGGGCGCCCTCGAACGCCGTCACCGGCCCGATGATCGGCGACCTGGCCGCGACCGCGTTCCTGATCCTCGTCTACTACTTCCTGGCCCGCTGGGATCGCGACCACGTCACCCGGATGACGCTGCACCTGTTCCACGGCGCCGCCTGGGTCTACTTCCTGGCCGCCGCATCCGGTCGCGGTCACGCCTCGAACGGCCGGTGGGCGGCCCTCGGCGGCGGCCCCAACGTCTTCGTCCGCGTCATGATCCTCGGCTGCATCACGTCCCTCTTCCTGTACGTCCGCAGCGGCCAGAAGATCTACTGGCTGGCGCCGATCCCGGCCTTCATGTTCGGCGCCCTCGCCTCCGGCTCCCGCGGCGGCATGGCGGCTCTCGGCATCACCGGCGCGATAGCCCTGCTGGCGATCCGCCCCAGACTCCGCTGGAACACCATCGCCAAACCGCTCGGCTTCCTCGTCGTCCTCTCCATCATGGTGGCGCTGACCGCAGGCCCGATCATCGCCGACTTCGTCCAGACCCGGTTCGTCGAAGCCACCGTCGGCCAGGGCTACACCTCCGACCGCGACGTCCTCTTCGCCTGGGCGTTACGCCTCTTCTGGCAGCGCCCACTCCTCGGCACCGGCATCAACGGTTTCCACGCCATCGCGAACCTCGGCGAAGGTGAGCGGTACGTGCACAACCTCCCGCTCTCTGTCGCCGCCGAAGGGGGCTTCGTGGGGCTGTCGCTCCTCGGATTGGCGTGGCTGGGCTTGTGGCACGCCTACATCCGGACTCCCCTCGTCGAACGCAGCCTGGAAGCGCGCAGCTCGGCGTACTGCGGCATCTTCATCGGCGCGTCCTGCCTCTTCTCCGGCGACTACTTCGACGCCCGCATGATGTGGATCATGCTCGTGCTGGCGGCGGTGCGGCCTGCCCGGGTGCCGGGGCAGCCGGCTCGGGTGGCGGCGGTGAATCCGTTGTCGCCGGCCTCTGCTTGATCCGTTTTTGGTCTCGGGGTTCGGGGTGGGGTGGGCGTCCTAGGAATCTAGGCTGGAGCTTTGTTTTGGGCTGGGGTGGTGCTTTATCTGGGCCGGGGCGCCGCTTTGGGTTCGGGGGTGGCTGGGCTGGTTGCCAGGCGAGGTGGTGCAACACCGGGCCGTAGCGCCGCTTCCGGTCTGGGAAGTGGCGGGGCCGGCTTGCCAGGCCAGGTGGTGCAACACCGGGCCGTAGCGCCGCTTCCGGTTCGGGAAGTGGCAGGGCTGGCTTGCCAGGCGAGGTGGTGCAACACCAGGCCGTAGCGCCGCTTCCGATCCGGGGGCGGCTGGGCTGGCCGCCAGGCCAGGTGGTGCAACACCAGGCCGTAACGCCGCTTCCGGTCTGGGAAGTGGCAGGGCTGGCTGCCAGGCGAGGTGGTGCAACACCAAGCCGTAACGCCGCCTGCGGTTCCGGGGGTGGCAGGGCTGGCCGCCAGGCCAGGGTGCTGCAACGCAAGGCCGTGACGCCGCCTGCGGTCTTGCGAGGGCTGGGCGGGTTGGCTGGTCGTTGCGCGCTTGCCGGGTCCATTGCGGATCTTGGAGAATTTGCGGAGGCGATACCCGACGTGACCCTTCACCGCGGGTTAGTGGAAACCTGTGGGGGTCATAGGCCCCACGACTTTCCACCAACGCCCGATGTTCCAAGATCTCGGTCACTGTCCGCAGCGGCTTCGCGGGCTGCGGGGTGCTTCACACCAAGCCGTAACGCCACTTCCAGTTCGAGGGTGGCTAGGCGGAATGCTGCAACACCAGGACGCGACGCCACCTGCGGTCTTTCGAAGGCTGGGCAGGTGGGCTGGTCGTCGCGCACTTGCCGGGTCCATCGCGAGGGCTGGTCGGATTCCTTGGTCGTCGCGCGATTGCCGGGTCCATTGCGGATCTTGGAGGGTTTGCAGAGGCGATACCCGACGTGACCCCTCACCGCGGGATTCGTGGAAACCTGTAGGGGCCATAGGCCCCACGACTTTCCACCAACACCCGATGTTCCAAAATCTCGGCTACTGTCCCCAGCGACTTCGCGGGCTGCGGGGTGCTTTCACACCAAGCCGTAACGCCACTTCCAGTTCGGAGTACTGCAACACCAGGACGCGACGCCACCTGCGGTCTTGCGAAGGCTGGGCAGGTTGGCTGGTCGTCGCGCACTTGCCGGGTCCATTGCGAGGGCTGCACGGGTTCGATGGTCGTCGCGCGCCTGCCGGGCCCACCGCGGATCTTGGAGAGTCCGCGAGACCCGACGTGACCGCTCGCTACGGGATCTTGGAGGGTTGGCGGAGGCGATACCCGACGTGACCCCTCACCGCGGGATTCGTGGAAACCTGTAGGGGCCATAGGCCCCACGACTTTCCACCAACGCCCGATGTTCCAAGATCTCAGGTCACCGTCCGCAGCGGCTCGTCGGCTGCGGTGATCCGCCGACCACCGGCCAGGCCCGTCCACCAGGAACTCAAGCCGGCCGACCGGGCGGCGAAGGGGCTAAAGGCGGCGCATCACGCAGACGACCTTGCCCAGGACCGTGGCGTCGTCGGCAGGGATTATCTGGTAGAGGGGGTTGCGGGGGATCAGCTCGACCTTGGCACCTCGGCGGCGGAGGACCTTCACGGTCGCCTCGTTGTCGATCATTGCGGCCACGATGTCGCCGTTCTCGGCCACGGGCTGCTGGCGGACGACCACCACGTCGCCGTCGCAGATGGCGGCGTCGATCATCGAGTCGCCCTTGACGTTCAGGGCGAAGAAGGTGCCGTGGCCGACCATGCTGGCGGAGACGGTGAGGTGGTCCTCGACGTTCTGCTCGGCGAGGATCGGGGTGCCCGCCGCGATGTCGCCGAGGATCGGCACGCTGATCGTGCGGTCGGCGGCGGGGGTGCGCACGTCGACGGCCCGGGAACCGTGCGGTTTGCGGCGCAGCAGGCCGTGGTTCTCCAGGACCTTGAGGTGGTGTGAGACCGAGGAGGGCGACACCAGGCCGACCGCGGCGCCGATCTCGCGGACGGTCGGCGGGTAGCCGCGGTCACGGATCGACTCGTGGATGACGGCCAGGATGCGCTCCTGCTTGGCGGTTATCGGGCGTTTCGGTCCGTCACCGCTGTCGATGCTCATGGCCGCACCTTACCCCATGATTAGATCAGATGTACTAAACGTGACCGAAAGAGGTACTAGACGAAGAGCAGGAACAGGCCCGCCCACGTGCAGATGATCATGAAGATCATCAGCGGCAGCTCATCGGCCAGCACCGCCAGCACGGAACGGTCGGGGGAATCGGCCAGCGCATGGTC comes from the Actinoplanes sp. OR16 genome and includes:
- the lexA gene encoding transcriptional repressor LexA, encoding MSIDSGDGPKRPITAKQERILAVIHESIRDRGYPPTVREIGAAVGLVSPSSVSHHLKVLENHGLLRRKPHGSRAVDVRTPAADRTISVPILGDIAAGTPILAEQNVEDHLTVSASMVGHGTFFALNVKGDSMIDAAICDGDVVVVRQQPVAENGDIVAAMIDNEATVKVLRRRGAKVELIPRNPLYQIIPADDATVLGKVVCVMRRL
- a CDS encoding O-antigen ligase → MTSLTDDRPHPGGVVVLAFIATLAGRFTLTRLGLDVPVINDVRVLLYLLLILCLLLESHRIGRTAAAAGGYAVLPVFGLLGYQILSASWAPSNAVTGPMIGDLAATAFLILVYYFLARWDRDHVTRMTLHLFHGAAWVYFLAAASGRGHASNGRWAALGGGPNVFVRVMILGCITSLFLYVRSGQKIYWLAPIPAFMFGALASGSRGGMAALGITGAIALLAIRPRLRWNTIAKPLGFLVVLSIMVALTAGPIIADFVQTRFVEATVGQGYTSDRDVLFAWALRLFWQRPLLGTGINGFHAIANLGEGERYVHNLPLSVAAEGGFVGLSLLGLAWLGLWHAYIRTPLVERSLEARSSAYCGIFIGASCLFSGDYFDARMMWIMLVLAAVRPARVPGQPARVAAVNPLSPASA